From Staphylothermus hellenicus DSM 12710, a single genomic window includes:
- a CDS encoding radical SAM protein yields MFLEKLEPYEIFTLRPDAFWIWNNEEVKERLSWYYQVMTNNKPAKFIIAKYIESPINPYEIEDQRELWKIHDSLEKEFSKIYKEIRNDQLKLEELNKPKYSFLDVKIALARSHLKKCRLCEWKCGVNRLSGRPGICMMDKDCIVHSYFHHMGEEAPLVPSGTIFYGGCNFRCVYCQNYDISQLYARQGEKVDPRKLAIIQETLRKTGARNINHVGGEPTPHIPFIVESFKYLNTNVPQLWNSNMYLSLEAMKIIKDLIDIWLPDFKYGNNQCAWRYSKARNYWEIITRNIKIAYRNGDMIIRHLVLPNHIECCTRKVLEWIAKNTPKALVNIMDQYRPEHLVAKHPEKFPEIARRPYRHEILEAYRIADELGILYKPIS; encoded by the coding sequence GTGTTCTTGGAAAAACTAGAACCATATGAAATATTTACTCTAAGACCAGATGCGTTCTGGATATGGAATAACGAAGAAGTTAAGGAAAGGCTTTCCTGGTATTACCAAGTAATGACAAATAATAAGCCAGCAAAATTCATCATAGCTAAATATATAGAATCACCTATTAACCCATACGAAATAGAGGATCAGAGGGAATTATGGAAAATACATGATAGTTTGGAAAAGGAATTCTCAAAAATATATAAAGAAATAAGAAATGATCAATTGAAACTTGAAGAATTAAATAAGCCTAAATATAGTTTCCTAGACGTTAAGATAGCACTAGCCAGATCCCATCTTAAAAAATGTAGATTATGCGAGTGGAAATGCGGAGTAAACAGACTAAGCGGTAGACCCGGAATATGTATGATGGATAAAGACTGTATAGTCCACTCTTATTTCCACCATATGGGAGAAGAAGCCCCCCTAGTACCTAGTGGAACAATATTTTATGGAGGATGCAATTTTCGATGCGTTTATTGTCAAAACTATGATATAAGCCAATTATATGCTAGACAGGGAGAAAAAGTTGATCCAAGAAAGCTAGCCATAATACAAGAGACTTTAAGAAAAACAGGTGCTAGAAACATTAACCATGTCGGGGGAGAACCAACTCCGCATATACCATTCATAGTTGAGAGCTTCAAGTACTTGAATACTAATGTTCCACAACTATGGAATAGCAACATGTATTTATCGCTGGAAGCAATGAAGATCATAAAGGACCTGATAGATATATGGTTACCTGATTTCAAATATGGAAACAACCAGTGTGCATGGAGGTATTCTAAAGCTAGAAACTACTGGGAAATAATTACTAGAAACATAAAGATAGCTTATCGAAACGGAGACATGATAATTAGACATCTTGTTCTACCAAACCATATAGAGTGCTGTACAAGAAAAGTTCTTGAATGGATAGCTAAAAACACTCCTAAAGCATTAGTGAACATAATGGATCAATATAGGCCTGAACACTTAGTTGCAAAACATCCCGAAAAATTCCCCGAGATAGCTAGGAGACCATATAGGCATGAAATATTAGAAGCGTATAGAATAGCAGATGAACTAGGAATACTATATAAGCCAATATCATAA
- a CDS encoding Maf family protein yields MEILVLASSSQRRIELLRRLGADFIVIPPRITEKIYNDPAKTVLENAFSKASYALEYAPENSVIIGMDTVIFSRELGVIGKPATIDEANHILKLLRGKWHSVYTGAYVIEKNSLRYKSFIEETRVKMRNFSDEELTLYISSLEPLMKAGGYAIQGLGALLIETIVGDYYNVVGIPITRLYITLKKYFGVDLLREAVKKRVLGKTRTI; encoded by the coding sequence ATGGAGATCCTTGTTTTAGCTAGTAGTAGTCAGCGAAGAATAGAATTACTGAGAAGGCTTGGAGCTGATTTTATAGTTATTCCTCCAAGAATTACTGAGAAAATATATAATGACCCAGCTAAGACTGTATTGGAAAACGCGTTTTCTAAAGCTAGCTATGCTCTAGAATATGCTCCCGAAAACTCGGTAATTATTGGAATGGATACTGTGATCTTCTCTCGCGAACTAGGGGTTATTGGTAAGCCTGCAACAATTGATGAAGCAAACCATATACTTAAACTACTACGTGGAAAATGGCATTCTGTATATACGGGTGCATACGTTATAGAAAAGAATAGTCTTAGATATAAATCATTCATTGAGGAAACCAGAGTGAAAATGAGGAATTTCAGCGACGAAGAATTAACACTGTATATCTCAAGCTTAGAACCCCTCATGAAAGCAGGCGGTTACGCAATACAAGGGCTAGGAGCATTGCTTATAGAAACAATTGTAGGCGACTACTATAACGTTGTAGGAATCCCCATTACAAGGCTCTACATCACGTTGAAGAAGTATTTCGGAGTAGACCTGTTGAGGGAGGCGGTTAAAAAACGTGTTCTTGGAAAAACTAGAACCATATGA
- a CDS encoding GNAT family N-acetyltransferase, with amino-acid sequence MSRRGYKWFGILPVEIKGHEVFLWTTGVIAQWFSKDEIVKVVLKDEPKKVGNTWILGPNDYELYRMYRGEEIPVWPVWRKTYVLERKDPLNTRKVYEYKVVAREALSEEDYMEIVNLEQHHYASKEEIVAIWRCPICGYYTESNIQPKCPKHGVPMKLQEIRGSIPSSRFLVLELLGRKEYEPRIVAYVRVDTPIPLMNRRLPNGKVEKMIREKVFPKKWFHPTFWPTALSERRNIISRYKYLKTIYGRRLARAIVGEEVSGQALKIANTAAARIARVVVHPDYRGDGLGVLSVKAAIEWIRERRIPEMKKRKHIVETIAMMARYNPFFEKAGFYYMWDTGSGRPVLMYPLTLEAEKRIREFLEKDPYAKIHCGKLYRSRYGTVEKMSDPIIIENLTKTYSSILDVKRLPPKLRDVLLAFGVKRRVVEKYVLRNVNIVIGPGEIVVVVGASGAGKTTFLRMIIGAVRKELQSQDKYKPTEGTIKVPPNTRLQALLPGELEPSFGSETLLEHVSMKIGDPVAAVEVLNMVGLSDAVFYRARFTELSTGQKERAKLASLLAEKPNLLVIDEFTAHLDALTAQRVARKVGLLARKAGITLIVATNRSEIIETLNPDKIIYIGYGTAFSTKP; translated from the coding sequence ATGAGTAGGAGAGGATATAAATGGTTCGGCATACTACCGGTGGAGATAAAGGGGCACGAAGTATTTCTTTGGACAACCGGTGTTATTGCTCAATGGTTTAGTAAAGATGAGATTGTAAAGGTTGTATTGAAGGATGAACCTAAGAAGGTAGGTAATACATGGATTCTTGGACCAAACGACTACGAGTTATATAGGATGTATAGAGGCGAAGAAATACCTGTATGGCCTGTTTGGAGGAAAACATATGTTTTAGAGAGAAAAGATCCGTTAAATACTAGGAAAGTATATGAATACAAAGTTGTGGCTCGTGAAGCGTTAAGTGAAGAAGATTATATGGAGATAGTTAATCTGGAACAACACCATTATGCTAGTAAAGAAGAAATTGTCGCTATTTGGAGATGCCCTATATGTGGATACTATACGGAGTCTAATATTCAGCCAAAATGCCCTAAACATGGAGTACCAATGAAGCTCCAGGAAATAAGGGGAAGCATACCTAGTAGTAGGTTTTTAGTATTAGAGCTTCTAGGTAGGAAAGAATATGAGCCTAGAATAGTCGCTTATGTTAGAGTTGATACACCTATTCCATTAATGAATCGTAGACTACCTAATGGCAAAGTTGAGAAGATGATTAGAGAAAAAGTTTTCCCGAAGAAATGGTTTCACCCAACATTCTGGCCCACAGCACTATCTGAAAGGAGAAACATTATTTCTAGATATAAATATTTAAAGACAATCTATGGTAGAAGGCTGGCAAGAGCTATTGTTGGCGAGGAAGTTAGTGGGCAAGCATTAAAGATCGCTAATACTGCGGCTGCAAGGATAGCTAGGGTTGTTGTTCACCCTGATTATAGAGGAGACGGGTTAGGAGTGTTATCTGTTAAAGCAGCTATTGAATGGATAAGAGAGCGGAGAATACCTGAAATGAAGAAACGTAAACACATTGTTGAAACCATAGCTATGATGGCGCGTTATAATCCATTCTTTGAGAAAGCCGGCTTCTATTATATGTGGGACACTGGGAGTGGAAGACCTGTTTTAATGTATCCTTTAACACTAGAGGCTGAGAAAAGGATAAGAGAATTTCTAGAAAAAGATCCTTATGCTAAGATACATTGTGGGAAACTATATAGGTCTAGATATGGTACTGTGGAAAAGATGAGTGACCCTATTATTATAGAAAACTTGACAAAAACATATTCTAGCATACTTGATGTTAAGAGGCTTCCGCCAAAACTTAGAGATGTATTACTAGCTTTCGGAGTTAAGAGGAGAGTTGTTGAGAAATATGTTTTGAGGAATGTGAACATAGTGATCGGGCCTGGCGAGATAGTTGTCGTAGTTGGTGCAAGTGGTGCTGGTAAAACAACTTTTCTAAGAATGATAATTGGAGCAGTTCGAAAAGAACTACAATCACAAGACAAGTATAAACCTACCGAGGGAACGATTAAGGTGCCTCCAAATACTAGGTTACAAGCTTTATTACCCGGCGAGTTAGAACCAAGTTTTGGCTCGGAAACACTACTAGAACATGTATCTATGAAAATAGGTGATCCCGTAGCTGCAGTAGAAGTATTAAACATGGTGGGATTAAGCGATGCAGTATTCTATAGAGCAAGATTCACCGAGTTATCAACAGGCCAGAAGGAAAGAGCAAAACTTGCAAGCCTGCTAGCAGAAAAACCTAATTTATTAGTGATTGATGAATTCACCGCCCACCTCGACGCCTTAACAGCGCAAAGAGTTGCTAGAAAAGTAGGTTTATTGGCTAGAAAAGCTGGTATAACTCTAATAGTGGCTACTAATAGAAGCGAAATAATAGAAACGCTAAATCCGGATAAGATAATCTATATAGGTTATGGAACAGCATTCTCCACAAAACCCTAA
- a CDS encoding creatininase family protein: protein MASPGHNSFPPSKNLYISIIPTGSYEYHGENLPYDTDSVLAEKIVSRCITSLKSMKNVNIQVYPALKYGYSIEWIKYPGTISIDPKTYLDMLESIVDFMEKNISPAGYIFVNGHGGNYSLLEVFSRKKFYELKKPFIIIDIWRIASRYGLKYCHGCLFEQQLYSYLTGQSIKENYREEQVCSGYNELLKGYIEELKIGGCGNINIEPGVFVNKICMIIGEAIKIIIDHSQN, encoded by the coding sequence TTGGCATCGCCTGGACACAATAGTTTTCCTCCTTCTAAGAACCTATATATATCAATAATACCTACTGGTAGCTATGAGTACCATGGTGAAAATCTCCCATACGATACTGATAGCGTCTTAGCTGAAAAAATAGTTTCCAGATGTATTACCAGTTTAAAATCTATGAAGAATGTAAATATTCAAGTTTACCCTGCACTAAAATATGGTTATTCTATAGAATGGATTAAATATCCTGGAACAATCAGTATTGATCCCAAAACTTATTTAGACATGCTAGAATCCATAGTGGATTTCATGGAGAAGAATATTTCTCCAGCTGGATACATATTTGTTAATGGGCATGGAGGAAATTATTCTCTCCTAGAAGTTTTTTCTCGTAAAAAATTCTATGAGTTAAAGAAGCCGTTTATTATAATTGATATATGGAGAATTGCTTCTCGGTATGGGTTAAAATATTGTCATGGATGCTTATTCGAGCAACAATTATACAGTTATCTAACCGGTCAATCAATAAAGGAAAACTATAGAGAAGAACAAGTATGTTCTGGCTATAATGAATTACTTAAGGGATATATTGAAGAATTAAAGATTGGTGGTTGTGGAAATATTAATATCGAACCCGGTGTTTTCGTGAATAAGATCTGTATGATTATTGGTGAGGCAATAAAAATTATTATTGATCACTCACAGAATTAA
- a CDS encoding N-glycosylase/DNA lyase, which translates to MYKVNVKRAEFIGSLINRVRDFIDLLEKNDPQYLAVSELVKHYGKELASIILVANALISYQLSSRGEEYWSALSKWFIDRREKIKDINDIMENHVMFLKYTNYNKMGLRHKIKRLQLFYNSSLAKNLVNSPLKYCNQLDKLVYEISKILKTDPTAKTVVFAGKMYYYLCLTCEAEIGGEIPIPVDRRNTFLAISSCIVMGCRNNISTCVKELMTPRNRGIVIEAWKIVSEKANIPLYRLDSFTWLLTGMIRQLKEPIKIYRLICNTYNYCREELLGILKELVHCIAKH; encoded by the coding sequence ATGTATAAAGTAAATGTTAAGCGAGCAGAGTTTATTGGTTCTTTAATAAATAGGGTTAGAGACTTCATAGATTTATTAGAGAAAAATGATCCACAATACCTGGCTGTTTCTGAACTGGTAAAACATTATGGAAAAGAACTAGCCTCTATAATCCTGGTTGCAAATGCTCTTATAAGTTATCAATTATCTAGTCGAGGAGAAGAATACTGGTCTGCATTATCAAAATGGTTTATTGATAGGAGAGAAAAAATCAAAGATATAAATGATATTATGGAGAACCACGTAATGTTCTTAAAATATACAAACTATAATAAAATGGGTCTGAGACACAAGATCAAAAGATTACAGCTATTCTATAATAGTAGCTTAGCAAAAAACCTGGTAAACTCACCGCTAAAATACTGTAATCAACTAGATAAACTAGTATATGAGATTAGTAAAATCCTAAAAACCGATCCCACAGCGAAAACCGTTGTTTTCGCTGGTAAAATGTATTATTACCTATGCCTAACATGTGAGGCTGAGATAGGCGGAGAAATACCTATACCAGTGGATCGTAGAAATACGTTTCTAGCAATATCTAGTTGTATAGTGATGGGGTGCAGGAACAATATATCTACATGTGTAAAGGAGCTGATGACTCCTAGAAACAGAGGAATAGTTATAGAGGCTTGGAAAATAGTGTCCGAAAAAGCTAACATACCTCTATATAGACTCGATTCCTTTACATGGTTATTAACAGGTATGATTAGACAATTAAAAGAACCTATTAAGATCTATAGATTAATTTGTAATACATATAATTATTGTAGGGAAGAACTACTAGGGATCTTAAAGGAGCTTGTACATTGTATAGCTAAACATTGA
- a CDS encoding NifB/NifX family molybdenum-iron cluster-binding protein: MSNNIVMITINDKGYVTPLDKASKIAIYDASKHVVIEELKNPYKEGFWILEEVFDKYDPAIIITGEISEELAYDVEENGVKVYVAKPHKIHDLIRDLFL; this comes from the coding sequence ATGAGCAACAATATAGTTATGATAACAATTAATGATAAAGGCTACGTGACCCCGCTGGATAAAGCCTCTAAAATAGCTATTTATGATGCTAGCAAACATGTAGTCATAGAGGAACTAAAGAATCCATACAAGGAGGGTTTCTGGATTCTCGAGGAGGTATTTGATAAATATGATCCAGCAATAATTATAACTGGTGAAATAAGCGAAGAACTTGCATATGATGTTGAGGAGAATGGGGTAAAAGTATATGTTGCTAAGCCACATAAAATACATGATCTAATACGTGACTTATTCCTTTAA